The Candidatus Latescibacterota bacterium sequence ATCCATAGCACGCGGCTGTCCGTCCCCATCCTGCCCTTCATCGCCCTGACCGGGTCGATCGAGGACAGGACAAAAGCGGGGTAGATCCCGGAAAGCATCCCCAGCAGAATACCGAATCCGGCCAGTCCCGGAATTATGAGTGGAGATGACAGCAAATCGAATCCGATCTCCCTGCCGACAATATTGCGGTACCCCGGCAACAGAAGGTATACGAGGCCAATAGCTATGACACAGGCCAGCAAACTCAGGAATACAGACTCACCGAGAAACTGCCTGATGAGCCCCCATCTGCTGGATCCCACGACCTTCCTTATACTGACTTCCCGAGCCCTGAGGGATGATCTGGCAGTCGAAAGATTCATAAAATTGAAACAGGCGATCACAAGGATCACGACACTTATAACCATGAACATATAGACGTAATTCCTGTTACCGTTGGCTTCGAACTCACCATTTATGTCGGAGTCGAGATGTATGCCTTGGAGAGGCTGGAGATAATATTCCCAATAATCCCCACCCGCTCGCCATTCCTTGTAACTTTCCAACCCGAACCGCTCAATATTTCTTTTTTCCAGATAATCGGCGATCTTCTTTTGCAGAACAGGCGCCTGGGTTCCCTCGGCCAGGAGAAAATATGTAACGAAATTGTTCCATGACCAGCCTGTCCTGTCCACGGCCGCCTGGAAACTGGCCATCGACAGAAGCATGGTAGGATGAAAATGGGAATTTTCCGGAAGATCCTCACAGACCCCTGTGACAGTGAATGAGATGTCTCCATAATTTCTGGCCAGCCCGACTGTTATGAGTTCTCCCCTTACATCAGTCCTGCCGAAATATTTTTGCGCCGCGCTGGCAGTGAGCACCACAGTATTTGGCTCGGTAAGCGCGGATCGGGCATCGCCATGGATCATTGGTTGGGTGAAGATATTGAAGTAAGTCGAATCGACTGCCATACACAAAGGTTCGATGAGGGTCCTGCCGTCTGACTTTATCGTGACCCCTCCAAACCTGCTGAACTTGACACCGCTTTCGATCTCGGGAAACTCGCTGGTGTATGCCCTGAAGGTCTCTGCAGACGATGAGGTCTGATTGATACTGGTCCCGCCTATCAATGCTCTCGAAGAAAGCCTGTAGATGCGATCACCCTTTTCGTGGAACCGGTCATAGCTGAGTTCATATCGGGCAAAGAGAAAGATCAGCAGACTGCAGGCTATTCCTATAGCAAGGCCAGCGATATTGATGAATGAAAAGATCTTGTATTTCAGGATATTTCTGACTGCGACTTTGAAATAGTTATTAAGCATGGACTCACCTTGACATAGTTCCACAGAGGACATGATTTAGTGACTGGGTCTCGGGGTCCGGTCTGTCTATTTAACGATTGAGAACATGAATAGTTACATGGGGTAGTAAAATTAAATGGTGGAGGCGGTGGGAATCGAACCCTATTCGACAGAATTCATAACCTATTGGCAGCGTGCGTCTTGCGTCTTTATCTGCTGATACAACAAGAGATTATATATTGAAAAGTGCCCCTTGGATTCCCCTACAGTCCCCTGGAATCCTCCCCAGTCTTGGAGACATTTTGGAGACAGCCTTAAGAAAAACCCGGCTACCAAGTCTTCAAATTACTTAACAACCGGGTTCATTAAACCTTTCGATTACCTAATAATGCCACGTACTACTGGAGTAAGATCATTTTCTTAGTAACAGAAAAAGATGATCCTGCTATATATTTTAAGAAATAGATGCCAGAAGATACTTTTACTCCATTGCTATTTGACCCATCCCAAGAAGTAGGATAAACGCCCTCGCGCAACCACTCGTTGTTATGGATTGTTTTAATAACCTTCCCACTCACATCATATATTTTCAAGGAGACTATCTCAGGCTCCTTTAAACCGAATTCAAAGATAGTCGTAGGATTGAAAGGATTCGGCATAGGTGAAGTCAAGAAATGGTTATCGGGAACTCTTCTTCCACCTTGATTTGGTGTAGGTTCATCATCGGGTTTTGCCAAAACTTCGACAGTAAAACTTGCATCGGAAATGTCTAGACCTTGTTGTTGGTTTGAGTCCTGCGCAAAAACTCGAATTCTCCAATCATTCTCTATTCGAGGGAGTCCACTTGGTATCGTGTATATGTATTCTCCATGTCCATTTTCATCTACCGATAAATTACCAGCTATATAAGTCCAAAGCCCGAAACCTCCAAATTTGTTATAACTTATCCCACATCCTACCCCTGCTAAATACTCATCCTCCACATCCCATTCTATGACCATCTCTTCAGGCGTTCTGTAGTATTCTCCACCATTCGGATTAACAACCGTGACTGAAGGAGGATTAATATCTTTTATGCCAAGAACAGTGTAATGCCATTCAACCTCAGATGGCGGACAAGGATGCCATCCACAATCTTGCCCGGCAAGATTGTAAACACGATAGACATACGTTGTAACATCAAATCCTGTCGAAGTGACGTTCGAAACTCCACAATAACCAATACAATAATTCTCATTACTAGCAGAATAACCTTTTGAAGCTACACCCCTTCCCCATACGTTTGGTGTAGTAACGTAAAGATCATTATACTGGATAGTTTTAGTGACTTTATATTGATGCCCAATCTTAACACCCCATAATCCAGTTTTAAAAAACATTCTTTGAGATTGTCCCAAATCGGTAATCGTTCCTCCACCGCTAGAATTCAAATGGTCATAGGAATATGGGGGCAATAGCAATTTGAATGCCTCGTGAACATCAATCAATCCATGCCCAGTGTGCTGGTCCCATCCTGGAGCCAATAAATCACTTGCTGACAGAATGAGAAGATTCTTCACGTCGTCATTGTAGAGATTAGGATCGTAAGAAAATAGTAAGCTAGCCGCTCCTGTAACGTGTGGTGCTGCTGCAGAAGTACCTCCAAAATATCGAGTGTAACCATCAGGATATTCCAAGGTTGGTGTCCATATTCCTGGAGCCATTAAGTCTAAAGTGTTTCCATATGCTGATTCCCAACTTGGATCGATCGGGTCAGTAGTAGTTTCATCTACAGGACCTCCGAAAACATCTGTAGCTCCGACACACAATACATGTTCGTAACCAGATGGAAAATGAGGCATGTCAGTTCCTCTATTCCCAGCACTAGCAACTACCAATGTATTGTTATTATAGAGGTCAGCAAGCAACCTTCCTTCCTCGGGGCTCCAACACCAGGAAAAGATCCACCAACTACAATCATCTTCATCAATAAAATTGCCCATACTTATGTTAACAGCATATACATCTCGTTGTGCTAGTAGACAATACGCATCATCTACACGATTATTCTCATCATTATCCACAGATGATTGGCTGTTTATTATAGCTCCCCAGTTTATCCCAGCTATAAAATCGGTGTTATCCCCTTTAGCTCCAATAATTCCAGCAACTGATATCCCATGCTGGGTTCTGTAATCAACTCCGATTGGTGCACCAATCACTCTACCTTCTAGGTCCGTATTGCCTGTAGCGTAAACACCCCGAGGAATATAGGAATCAATGACACCAACTTCTACAGGATATGATTCGCCCGTAAAAAATTGCCAAACAGGATAAACATTGATACCTGCAGGACCATTTCTAAGGTTGTTCTGACGATAGAAATATTCATCATCTGGAAAGTCATAAGAAGGGGAAGCTGGGAGCGTTTCTTTTGTAGTTTCAATAACCTCTTGCAACGGTTCTAATGTCTGGAACTTATAATGAAGGTTAGCAGACAATATATCATCCTGAAGAAGCAATTCTTGGATTAGGTTTTGTGCAGTACTTTTATCATTTACTTTCAATAGATACCAATCAGATACATCAGTTAGAATAAATGTTTCCCCTGTACGATTCGTGCGCATTCGGTTTTCCGGATTATAACTTGGGCAAGCTTTCCTGAGCTGAGTAACTCCATGATTATCCAATGTTAGCGACAACATAGGATTGTGAAGAGAAAGGTCGGCTAGTGTCAGAAATGCCCTCGAATGATTATCAGGTATAACACCCTTGTTAAAGATAACTAGAATTTCAGTGCTGGTGGAATTGGAAGCCGCCATAGCTGGCACGACAAGCATAATAAAAGCTATGATAACACTAGTAAATCTCATTCTATCCCCCCTAAAGAAGAGTGAGTCATTAGGTTATTCAGGAATGGGGCCATTCGTCAGTTGTTTTAGGTCGGAACCATCTAGATTGATTAGCCAGAGAAAACCATGAGTTCCGATAAAACATAACTGATCATTTTGGGGACTCCAGCAAGCAAGACCTCCTTTGGTTAGTATGTTTTGATCAGATCCATTGGAATTCATTACAAATAGATTTCCTTTTGATAAAAAGCAGATTTTCGTACAATCTGGGGACATTATTGGATATCGACAGTATTCTTTTCGATGAGTCAATTGAACTGAGATCTTTGTATTGAGATCCATTGAGAATATTTCTGGATAGCGGTCTCCATCAGGCCCGGCACTCATCTGGTACAGGAGGGTTTCACCGTTTTGAGAAATGTGAGGTTGTCTTCCGTATCTCATTACAAGCTGGTTTTCGGTGCCATCAAACTTCATCTTCCAGATGCTGTACAAATACGTTCCCAAATCAGCACGATTAGTATCGTAGTAAATCCACTCATCATCAGCCGACCAAGTTGGATTAATATTTATATGATCATGTGTTAATTGTTCAATATCTAGGCTATCAATACCCTCTTCGGAGAAAGGCGCTTTATAAATATTATAATTCGAAACGTAGACAAGCCATTTCCCATCACGAGACCAATTGATCATCGAGATAATATTATTTAACAATTGTACTGGGTTGTTGTTATCAGGTTGCGTAATCCAGAGACCAAGTGAATCTGTGTCAATTGTATATCCGCCATCCAAATGCACGTTTTGTATTCCTGCGTGATAATAAACTATATATTGTCCACTCGGCGACCATGCCGGGTAGGAATCAATAACGGGATAAATAGGAGTTATCGGGTCAACAGAAACAGGGCTAGAGCATCCGATAATGGCAGCAAAGGTTATTGAGAAAATTAGCTTAGTAATAAATGATATACTCCTCACCTACTTCTCCCCCCATACAGAAACATTTGACAGGCTATATTTATAATGAATAGCCGTTTGATTGTATCATCTGTAATATCCCGGACCCTACAGGACACATTTGATTTTATTCTAACATAGCCCTCAGAGCTTCGTAAGGGGTTTTCCCTTTATGTGCTCCATGCGGTCGATTGAAGTTGTAGAACTCCTCCCATGTGGCCAGCTTTTTGTTCAGATCAACGTCATCGGTGTAGGTGAGCAACTGATAAAACTCCTCTTGGTCAGATCTATGAGATCTCTCGACTTTTCCGTTCAACTGTGGTGACCTTGGTTTGATATAAACATGCCTGATTCCCTTGTCTTCGACATGCCAGTGGAACTGGGCCTGCCATTCATGCCCTCGATCCGAGCGTACCGTATGAATGCGGAAAGGGAACTTCTCGACAATGTAGTCAATGAAATCAATTGAACTCTTTTGGTTGTGTCTTTGGTAGATCTTTAATGCACGAACCCGTGTTGCATCATCAATCGCAGTATATTGATATCTGCGGATTTTCCTACCATCCTTGCTCTTAAGTGTCAGGAACTTTACGTCTATCTGGATGTGATGACCTGGGACCTGTTTAGCGTAACGCCGTGTGTGAATGGCCCTGCGACCCACATTGCGAGGCAGGCGGCCAATCCCATTACGCTTCAGTGTACGATAGACGCTTGAGCAAGAGGTCTTGAATCCATGATAACGCTCCAGGTACCAGGCAATTCTCTGAGGGCCGAGATGATATTTTGTTCTGAGATGCAGAATCTTCTCTACAAATTCGGGCGGAATCTGTCTAGGATGGCTTCTGGCAACAGGTTTCTTGCGGATTAAACCTGCTTTCCCCTCCTTATCGTAGATCTTCTTCCATCTGTAGAATGTTGATCGTGCAACCCCAAAATCACGACAAGCCTCTTGGACGTTTCCAATAGTCTCGGCATATCCCAAAGCAGCATATTTTCTACGAGCTGCCAGTACTTCTCGTGCCTCTTTATTCATAGTCCAGACCTCCTTCAGTGTACTTTAGTTTAGCATCTGAAGTGTCCCACAAGGTCTGGTATTCCTACAGGTTGTTCGGAATTTAGTCTTGAGAGCAGCACGCATGGCTAATCTTGCTAATGGTGGAGTCCATATCTTGCGCCACACTTTTTGCTCGCATCTGGCAATGAGAGGAGCCCCGGCAAGAGCTATCCAGGAACTGGCAGGACACAAGAATCTATCAACAACTCAGCGCTATATGCACCTGAGTCCTGCAGCAGTAGAAGCCGCGATCCGACTACTGGAAATGCCCTCTCCGGCAAAATTTTTTGGAGACATTCTGCAGACGGCCACCCATGCAAAACTTAACTCTATGAATTAAAAAGAGTTAAATGGTGGAGGCGGTGGGAATCGAACCCACGTCCGGAAATACTTCCACAGTTCTTCTACGTGCGTAGCCAGTCGATTTTTGTTCGCCGCCCGGTACTTCGACAGGCAAATGATCCGGGAAACTATCTCCTCTTTTATTTCGCTATCGTTCCGGGAGAAAAAACGAAGGCTAGCCCTCAGAAATCGACGCCCGGATCAGGACCCTCAAGGCACGGACCTGGCGGACGGGTTGCCTGTTCTAGGCAGCCAATGCCAAATTGTCGTTGGCAATTATGGTTTGCCACCTGATTTACGAGGTTGATGGCACCTCGGCACGCTTCTCCTGCTTCATCCATCCCCGTCGAATCCATTCGCCCCCATCCCTGAAGCTGTAAGCAACACAGTAAATATAGCCGTGTTACAGCGAGTTGTAAAGATATCTGAATAATTAAAGACATCAAGAAGTATTTGTGATTCAATGTCAATTCGTCCAGATATGAATAAAATTGCTGCGATCTTTGTATATTTTGTATATTGCGATCACAATAGTGCGATTGGACGATTAATTATGAAACTTACGCCTCCCCCGGGGCGTATTGGTATGATGCCGGGAAATTAACAGGCATCCCGACTGTCAATTATTGTAAGTGAATCAGGAAATTGTGACTTTTTGAATTCAAACCTTTAAAGGAGGTTCGCGCATGCGAAACGCATTGCTGCTTCTACTCGCCATTATGATGCTGGCGGGTGTCGCGAAGGCGGAAGAGCTCGAGTATCTCGACAAGCTTCCCCCCATTATCGACCGCGAGATCTTTTTCGGTGATCCCGAGATCGCCAGAGTCAAGATCTCACCTGACGGAAAGCATATATCTTTCCTGAAGACATTCAAGGGACAGCTCAACATCTGGGTCAAGGGAGTCGACGAGCCCTTCGACGCGGCAGTCCCGATGACCGCCGACGAGACCAGGCCCGTGATCCGCTATGGATGGACGCAGGACGGCAAATACATCTTCTACATTCAGGACAAGGGTGGAGACGAGAACTTCCACGCCTATGTGATAGACCCGACCGATTCCCCCGCAGAGGGACAAGAGATTCCCGCGGCAAGAGACCTGACACCGATCGATGGGATCAGGGCTATGTTCTACTCATTCCCCGAAAAGACACCGGACATCATCTACGTCGGTCTCAACGACCGCGACGAAAGATATCACGACCTTTACCGCCTTCGTATCTCAACGGGCGAGCGGGAACTGATGTGGGAGAACACACAGGAAATCGCCGGATACGAATTTGATATGGACGGCAACCTCAGAATGGTCACCAGGCAGACTGACGATGGCGGCTCAGAGTTCTTCCGGATCGACGGTGAAGACCTGATCTCAGTCTATACGACGACAAACGAAGAAATGGCCGCGATCATCTCCTTCACGAAGGAAGGCGACAGGGCCTGGATGACGACGAACAAGGGCGATGACATCGACCTTCAGCAGCTCGTCTACTTCGACCCGATAACAGGCGAGACCGAGCTGATCGAGCAGGATCCGAAGAAAGAAGTCGATTTCGGCGGCCTGATATTCTCAAATGTCACCAAGGAGATCGTCGGCACGACTTATGAGGGATCCCGGCTCAGGATCTACTGGAAAGACAAGAAATGGAAAAAGGCTTACAATAAGCTGAAAAAGGAACTCAAGAAAGAGATCGGCGACGGGGACATGGTCCTTGGATCCTCTACCAATGACGACCGTTATCATATCGTCGTGGTCACCAGCGACACCAACCCCGGTGTCGTATATCTCTACGATATGGAAGAGGGCAAGGTCGAATTCCTCTGCAAGCCGAGACCCGACCTGCCGAGCGAATACCTCGCTACGATGAAACCGATAAAATTCAAGAGCCGCGACGGTCTGACGATCCACGGATACCTGACTGTCCCGAAGGGTGTAAAGGCGAAGAACCTCGCTCTCGTCGTGAACCCTCATGGCGGCCCATGGGCACGTGACAGCTGGGGTTACAACCCCGAGGCCCAGTTCCTCGCGAACAGGGGATACGCTGTGTTCCAGCTCAACTTCCGCTCCTCGACCGGCTACGGCAAAGCGTTCTTCAACGCCGGAAAGAGAAAATGGGGCGATGAGATGCAGCACGACATCACAGATGGCGTGAACTATCTCATAAAAAAGGGAATCGCCGATCCGGACAAGATCGCCATCTACGGTGGCTCCTATGGCGGATACGCTACCCTGGCAGGACTGGCCTTCACACCGGATATATATTGCTGCGGTGTCGATTATGTGGGTGTATCGAACCTTCTCACCCTTCTCAAATCAATACCACCCTACTGGGAAACGGCGAGAAAATTCTTCGACGACCATGTAGGCAACCCCGAAAACCCCGAAGATATCGAGAGACTCACGCGTCAGTCTCCTCTATTCTCGGCCGACAAGATCACAGCTCCCCTCCTCGTCGTCCAGGGCGCCAACGATCCGCGCTGCAAGGTCCCCGAGGCCGAGCAGATCGTCGTAGCCATGCGCGACCTCGACAGGGACGTCGAGTATCTTCTGGCCGGTGACGAGGGCCATGGATTCATGGGAGTAGAGAACAGGACAGCCTTCCGCGTGGCCCAGGAGAAGTTCTTTGCAAAG is a genomic window containing:
- a CDS encoding ABC transporter permease; the encoded protein is MLNNYFKVAVRNILKYKIFSFINIAGLAIGIACSLLIFLFARYELSYDRFHEKGDRIYRLSSRALIGGTSINQTSSSAETFRAYTSEFPEIESGVKFSRFGGVTIKSDGRTLIEPLCMAVDSTYFNIFTQPMIHGDARSALTEPNTVVLTASAAQKYFGRTDVRGELITVGLARNYGDISFTVTGVCEDLPENSHFHPTMLLSMASFQAAVDRTGWSWNNFVTYFLLAEGTQAPVLQKKIADYLEKRNIERFGLESYKEWRAGGDYWEYYLQPLQGIHLDSDINGEFEANGNRNYVYMFMVISVVILVIACFNFMNLSTARSSLRAREVSIRKVVGSSRWGLIRQFLGESVFLSLLACVIAIGLVYLLLPGYRNIVGREIGFDLLSSPLIIPGLAGFGILLGMLSGIYPAFVLSSIDPVRAMKGRMGTDSRVLW
- a CDS encoding S8 family serine peptidase, with the protein product MRFTSVIIAFIMLVVPAMAASNSTSTEILVIFNKGVIPDNHSRAFLTLADLSLHNPMLSLTLDNHGVTQLRKACPSYNPENRMRTNRTGETFILTDVSDWYLLKVNDKSTAQNLIQELLLQDDILSANLHYKFQTLEPLQEVIETTKETLPASPSYDFPDDEYFYRQNNLRNGPAGINVYPVWQFFTGESYPVEVGVIDSYIPRGVYATGNTDLEGRVIGAPIGVDYRTQHGISVAGIIGAKGDNTDFIAGINWGAIINSQSSVDNDENNRVDDAYCLLAQRDVYAVNISMGNFIDEDDCSWWIFSWCWSPEEGRLLADLYNNNTLVVASAGNRGTDMPHFPSGYEHVLCVGATDVFGGPVDETTTDPIDPSWESAYGNTLDLMAPGIWTPTLEYPDGYTRYFGGTSAAAPHVTGAASLLFSYDPNLYNDDVKNLLILSASDLLAPGWDQHTGHGLIDVHEAFKLLLPPYSYDHLNSSGGGTITDLGQSQRMFFKTGLWGVKIGHQYKVTKTIQYNDLYVTTPNVWGRGVASKGYSASNENYCIGYCGVSNVTSTGFDVTTYVYRVYNLAGQDCGWHPCPPSEVEWHYTVLGIKDINPPSVTVVNPNGGEYYRTPEEMVIEWDVEDEYLAGVGCGISYNKFGGFGLWTYIAGNLSVDENGHGEYIYTIPSGLPRIENDWRIRVFAQDSNQQQGLDISDASFTVEVLAKPDDEPTPNQGGRRVPDNHFLTSPMPNPFNPTTIFEFGLKEPEIVSLKIYDVSGKVIKTIHNNEWLREGVYPTSWDGSNSNGVKVSSGIYFLKYIAGSSFSVTKKMILLQ
- a CDS encoding DUF5050 domain-containing protein; protein product: MRSISFITKLIFSITFAAIIGCSSPVSVDPITPIYPVIDSYPAWSPSGQYIVYYHAGIQNVHLDGGYTIDTDSLGLWITQPDNNNPVQLLNNIISMINWSRDGKWLVYVSNYNIYKAPFSEEGIDSLDIEQLTHDHININPTWSADDEWIYYDTNRADLGTYLYSIWKMKFDGTENQLVMRYGRQPHISQNGETLLYQMSAGPDGDRYPEIFSMDLNTKISVQLTHRKEYCRYPIMSPDCTKICFLSKGNLFVMNSNGSDQNILTKGGLACWSPQNDQLCFIGTHGFLWLINLDGSDLKQLTNGPIPE
- a CDS encoding IS481 family transposase: MNKEAREVLAARRKYAALGYAETIGNVQEACRDFGVARSTFYRWKKIYDKEGKAGLIRKKPVARSHPRQIPPEFVEKILHLRTKYHLGPQRIAWYLERYHGFKTSCSSVYRTLKRNGIGRLPRNVGRRAIHTRRYAKQVPGHHIQIDVKFLTLKSKDGRKIRRYQYTAIDDATRVRALKIYQRHNQKSSIDFIDYIVEKFPFRIHTVRSDRGHEWQAQFHWHVEDKGIRHVYIKPRSPQLNGKVERSHRSDQEEFYQLLTYTDDVDLNKKLATWEEFYNFNRPHGAHKGKTPYEALRAMLE
- a CDS encoding tyrosine-type recombinase/integrase → MANLANGGVHILRHTFCSHLAMRGAPARAIQELAGHKNLSTTQRYMHLSPAAVEAAIRLLEMPSPAKFFGDILQTATHAKLNSMN
- a CDS encoding prolyl oligopeptidase family serine peptidase produces the protein MRNALLLLLAIMMLAGVAKAEELEYLDKLPPIIDREIFFGDPEIARVKISPDGKHISFLKTFKGQLNIWVKGVDEPFDAAVPMTADETRPVIRYGWTQDGKYIFYIQDKGGDENFHAYVIDPTDSPAEGQEIPAARDLTPIDGIRAMFYSFPEKTPDIIYVGLNDRDERYHDLYRLRISTGERELMWENTQEIAGYEFDMDGNLRMVTRQTDDGGSEFFRIDGEDLISVYTTTNEEMAAIISFTKEGDRAWMTTNKGDDIDLQQLVYFDPITGETELIEQDPKKEVDFGGLIFSNVTKEIVGTTYEGSRLRIYWKDKKWKKAYNKLKKELKKEIGDGDMVLGSSTNDDRYHIVVVTSDTNPGVVYLYDMEEGKVEFLCKPRPDLPSEYLATMKPIKFKSRDGLTIHGYLTVPKGVKAKNLALVVNPHGGPWARDSWGYNPEAQFLANRGYAVFQLNFRSSTGYGKAFFNAGKRKWGDEMQHDITDGVNYLIKKGIADPDKIAIYGGSYGGYATLAGLAFTPDIYCCGVDYVGVSNLLTLLKSIPPYWETARKFFDDHVGNPENPEDIERLTRQSPLFSADKITAPLLVVQGANDPRCKVPEAEQIVVAMRDLDRDVEYLLAGDEGHGFMGVENRTAFRVAQEKFFAKHMGGRYQESVEPDVAERLAEMTIDVESVTITKPEGDMEAAKTAPLPEVDPAKIKPLKLVFAAQTDMNGSMIDIDINVEITTAKHGDRDVFRVATLQSSPMGSATDTFKVDSKTLQPVYRGIKQGGTTINIDYSETTISGMIRMGPQEMPLSSELEGPVFGSDAGLNIALSALPLKPGYKTTLRTFDLMSQSPIIHILEVTGIENVTVPAGTFEAFKLELRNMDASPGGGTIYISAGEKRHVVRSVLQLPAMMGGGTITTELKSVE